From the Bacteroidales bacterium genome, the window AGAAGGCGGAAGAATCGGACTGGTTACCCCCGGCAGCCCGGTAAGTGAAGAGCAATTGACCGAATGCATTGTCAAACTGGAGGCGATGGGTTTCCGCACCACTTATATGGATTCTGTTTTATCGGAATACGGCTATTTTGCCGGTAGGGACCAGGAGCGGGCCGATGAACTGATGGAGATGTTCACCCGGGAAGACGTGGACGCCATCTGGTGTGTACGGGGGGGCTATGGGTCCATCCGGATCCTGGATCTGCTGGATTATGAGCTGATCCGCCGTTTCCCCAAGGTCTTTATGGGCTACAGCGATATTACGGCCCTGCTTACGGCCATTAATCAGGAGACCGGCCTGGTAACCTTTCATGGTCCGGTGGGGATCTCTGATTTTAACCGCTTCAGCAAAAAATCCATCCAAAAGGTCCTGCTGGAGCCCGAAGAAAGCTATAAATACCCGTACCGGAGAGAGAAAGGGACCAGGAACAAGCCCGAGTTTGATCCTTATACCCTGAACGGAGGGACGGCGGAAGGCCTGTTGACCGGTGGAAATATCTCTGTGCTTGATTCCATGATCGGAACACGCTTTGAACCGGACTTTGAAAACAGGATGGTCTACCTGGAGGAAGTGGATGAGAAGACCTACCGGGTCGATAAAATGGTCTTTCACCTGCTCTCGGGAACCAACCTGAAGGACGCTGCAGGCATCGTTATGGGGGTATTCGGCGACTGCAATGTGAATGAAGCACCCTCCCTTTCACTGAAGGAGGCGCTGGACGACCTGTTGAAACCCCTGGGTATACCGGTCTCCTACGGACTCTCCTTCGGACATATCAAACGGATGGTGACCATCCCCACCGGGATCCGGGCAGCCCTGGATGCAGATAAGAACAGTTTCAGGCTGCTGGAACCCGCAGTAGTTTAAGTTTCCCGCATAATCACTATTTTAGTCAGATGAATGACTTTGGGGTTCTCTCCGTCCTCCCTCCGCTGCTGGCGATCATACTGGCCTTACGAAGCAGGCAGGTTTATATTTCCCTGGTGGTGGGAATATGGCTGGGCTGGCTGATCATCAGCGACTGGAACCCCCTGCAGGGAACCCTGGCCACCCTGGAGGGCTTTGTGGAGGTATTTAAGAGCCCCGGCAATACCCGGACCATCATGTTCAGTGCCCTGGTAGGTGCCCTGCTGATTATTATACAATATTCAGGGGGTGTCAGGGGCTTTATTGTAGGGATCGACAGAATGCTTCATGCCATGGAGCAGAAGAAGAGCGGGAAGAGCAGGATTGTGGTGGAGCTGATGGCCCTGTTTATCGGGGTGCTGCTTTTTATCGAGACCAGCATCAGCTCCCTCACCGTAGGTACCCTCTTCCGTCCGGTATTCGACCGGCTGAAGATCCCCCGGGAGAAGCTGGCCTATATTGCCGATTCCAGTTCGGCTCCCAGTTCCATCCTGATCCCTTTCAATGCCTGGGGAGCCTTTATCATGGGGCTTTTACTTGCACAGGGGATTGAGGCGCCTTTCCGGACCATGATCTCTGCCATGGCCTTCAACTTTTATCCCATGCTTGCCATCCTGATGGTCTTCCTGGTGATTATCACCCGGAGGGATTTCGGTCCCATGGCCCGGGCCGAGAAACGTACCCGGGTGACGGGTAAACTACTGAACGACGGTTCCAGGCCCCTGGTATCGGATGAGGTGACTTCCATGGAAATGAAAGAGGGGATCAGGCCCAGGGCCATGAATATGGTGATCCCGCTGCTCACCATGGTGGTGATGATGATCGTTTTCCTGGTATACACAGGTTGGGGAGAAGTGGAGGAACCCGCCGGATTCATGGACCATGTTGCCCGCGCGCTGGGACGCGGGTCGGGATCCTCGGCCGTTTTATATGCAGTGACCTGTTCCATACTGGTAGCCATGATACTATACCGCGTCCAGGGTATCATGAAGGTGAAAAAGATGGTGAGCCTGATCCTCAAAGGGATCAGCGAACTGATGCCCCTGGCGCTTCTGATGATGCTGGCCTTCTCCATCAGTCATGTTTGCAATACTCTGGGAACCGGCGAATATGTGGCGGGCATTACCGAGGGCTGGCTCTCGCCCGCCCTGTTGCCTGCCGTTGTGTTTATCTTATCCTCCTTTATTGCTTTTTCCACCGGGACCTCCTGGGGCACCTTTGCTATTATGATCTCCATTGCACTGCCCATGGCTGAAATGCACGGGGCGAATCTGTTCCTGGTGGTGGCGGCCACCATGGGAGGAGGCGTTTTCGGCGACCACTGTTCGCCCATTTCCGATACGACCATGATCTCGTCCATGGCATCGGCTTCCGATCATATCGATCATGTAAAGACCCAATTACCCTATGCCCTGCTAACAGGAACCCTGACGGTACTGATCTATCTGTTGCTTGGCTTTGCTATGGCTTGAGGGAGTGCAGGGCCTCTCTCAGGGTATGAGTGAGCCTTACAATCTCCACCTTTTTATGAGCAGAGCTCACCACTACTCTCAGAATCCCTTCGGCCCCGGCCCCTTTATAGGAGGTATATTGGGTATAGATGCCCTGATCGAGCAGGAAATTATGGATCTTCTTCATGGTGGAAGCATCCCGGTGGGAAAAGGAGAAGATGGGAACGGTTCCATGAATCTTCGGGATGTAGATGGTTTCGCTCTTGATTCCAATATGCTGGAGACTTTCTCTCAGGTATAAAGCATTGTTCCACAGCTGTTTTCTCAGGCTGTGATTCCCCTGGACCAGTTCCAGTCCCCTGATGCCTGCAGCCACCGCGGCATGCATGGGAGCGCTCGAACCGGTCAGGACACTTCCGGAACGGACTTTCGCAATAAAATCTCTGTTACCGGCCACGATGCCCCCGTATGCCCCGAAGGCTTTGGAGAGGGTGGCACCCAGGTATATCTCACTGGCCGGTGTTTCCAGTGCTTCACAGCTTCCCCTTCCGTGCACTCCCAGAATTCCCACGCCATGGGCATCGTCGATCCAAACCACCCCGTCAAATTTTCTGGCCATGTTCAGATACTCTCTGACAGGGGCAAGTGTTCCCATGACGGGGAACAGGCCATCACTGGCCACCAGGGGGCGCTGAGCTTTTCCCAGGTGCTTCTTCATTTTATCTTCCAGATCCTGCAGATCCCGGGTCCTGAAATGGATCACCTCTTTTCCGGTGGCTGCAGCCCCCTCCACCAGGCTGTAATGCGAACTATCGTCCAGGAAGATCACCTGGAAGAGGCCCATCTCATCGAGGGCTTTCAAACCTGCCAGACTGCACAGGTAACCTGAAGGAAGGTAAACGGCATCCTCGGTATTAAAAAAGTTGGCCAGTTTTTCCTCCATCTCCTCCAGCAGGGGAGTGGTGCCCGTGAGTGCCCTGCTGGTGGCACTCCCAATTCCGTATTTACTGGTAGCCTCGTTGGCAGCCCTGATTACCTCCGGATGGGAATGCAGCTGGAAATAGCTGGTTCCTGCAAAATAGAGGTAGCTCTTTCCATCGAGGACCACCGTGGTGCCGGTCCTGCTTTCCATGATATGTTGCCCGTCCGCTTTATTCATAGGATAGTCCCGGCTTAAGATATAATAATTTTTTCCTGGGACTCCAGATAAACGTCGTCAAAACCGGCCCCGATTCCCGGACTCTCCCCAAGTGTCCACAGGCCTGCTCCCTGGTATTCGATGCCCCCGGTAACCGGATCAGCATCCAGCATCAGGGAGGAGTCCATATCGTAGTGGACAATGCTGTCGCGGGCCAGCGCCAGGTGCATCAGGGCGGTCAGAGCAAAGCGCGATTCAGACATGCATCCCACCTGGCATTTGATGCCGGCAGCCTCGGCAACCGCCACAATTTTCAGGGCATTGTGTATCCCGCCCGATTTGGAGAATTTGATATTGAAGTAATCACAGGCCCCTATGCTGGCCAGGCGGAAGGTGTCGTGGTGGTCAAAGACCGATTCGTCGGCCATGATGGGAATGGGACTGTGTTCCCGGACCTTTACCAGTTCCCGGTTGTTCCAGTGGGGGATGGGTTCTTCACAGTGTTCAATGCCGAAGGGCTCCAGGGCTTTCAGGGTTTCAATGGCCGTAATGCTGTCCCAGCCCTGGTTGGCATCGATCCGGATGGGATAGCCGGGGCCCACGGCTTCCCGGATGGCCCGGATCCGGGCCACATCTTCCCGGGTGGTGGTTCCCAGCTTCACCTTGATGGCCGGGAAACCGGCTTTCTTAAATTCTAAAGCATCACGCGCCACTTTTTCGGGATCACCGATGCTGATGGTCATATCCGTATGGACCTTCTTGTGCTTGCTTCCCCCCAGTAATTGATAGAGCGGCATATTTGCCCGTAGTGCCAGCAGGTCATACAGGGCCATATCGAAGGCACTTTTCATGGTGGGGTTCCCTTTTACGGCCCGGTCGATCTCCCGGAGCCTTTCCTCAATGGCAAAAGGATCCCTGCCAAGCAGCATTTTGCCCACCTGTTTTCCCAGTTCAAAGACTGTCTCCTGGGTTTCCCCCACGATGTAAACAAAGGGAGCGCACTCCCCGGTGCCGGTCAGCCCGGCACCGGTATGGATACGGACCACCACGTTGGTGGCCTCCGGAATGACTCCCAGGGAGATTACAAAGGGCTCCCTGTACGGGATGTTCAGCTTAATCAGTTCGATTTTCGTGATGCTTTCACTCATAGGATCCGTTCAAAAACAGCTTGATACAGGCAATTTACTTCAATAAGCCTCAGCGAACAAACCTTTAGGCAGAAAACCTTGCCTGCACTTACTGCAGGTGGACCGACTTTTCACCGGCTTCAATGGCCACCGGCAGGAAATTCTCCCTGGGAGGCATCGGACAGGTGGCAAAGGGACTGAAGGCACAGGGGGGATTGTAAGCCTTGTTGAAATCCAGGATAATCCGGCCGGCGGAGTCGGGGGTGGCATACATGAACCTGCCTGCACCGTAGGTGTCCAGACCGGAAGTTTCGTCCGCAATTACCAGGAAATATCCTTCGCCCGAAATAAAGGGATGCAGGGAAAGCTTTTTGCCCTGGATCCTGAATTTCAGGATGCCGGGACACTCGTAGGATTCTGTAAAACCCTCCAACGGGGTGGCCACTGTCATGGTTTTTGATTCCTCGAAGGGTTCCAGGGTGGCCTCCACCACGTATGCGGTGTTTATGGGATAGGAGGGGATGTGATCCAGCTTTTCGATGCGGGGATGCCTGTGATCCCGGAGCCGGATCCCGTAGCGCACGCCCCGCTTGATAATATTCCAGGCCAGGTCGCCCTGCTGCAGGTAGGTGGTGTTCTTATCAAAGTCACTGGCCAGTTTCATGTCCCTCACCAGCGTGTCATTGACCGAAATGGAAATCCCTTCTGCCACGCGAAGACGGACAGACCCGCTGTCCAGGACCAGGGTGCCGCAGAAGGCAGCGGCTTTTTCCGGGAAGCGGATATCGTTGGAAGGATCCGAGCCAAAGCTGTTCTCTCCCTCTTCCAGCCAGAACAGTCCGGTCAGGCTGAGCCAGCCGTTCTTACTCTTCAGCCTTTCGAGGCGCTGCTGCCGCCAGGCTTCTGTCTCGGCCACATAGGCAGCTTTATCGGTGATAAGGGGAGCTTCGGAATTACATCCGGCCAGCAGGATCATTAGCGGAATAAGCAGGAGAAGGTAAGAAAAGCGATGCATACAGGCAGGTATTTAATGGACGGTTTAAATATCGCATAATTATTCTAATTTTGCAGCGGTCCCGGAGAGATGCCGGAGTGGTCGAACGGGGCGGTCTCGAAAACCGTTGTGCTCCTCGCGGGCACCAAGGGTTCGAATCCCTTTCTCTCCGCAAGGCAACCTTAACCCGCAGCCGCAAGGTTGCGGGTTTTTATCATTGTTTTTCAGAACGGTTTCATTTTTTTAACTTGGGACTTGCTCTATGAAGGGATATAAATGCGTCATATTTGACAGCGACGGGGTACTGGTCGACAGTGAAACTCTTTCGGCCAGGGTATTTCAGGAGATAGCCCGGGAACTGGGCCTGGAGCTCGATTTCGAAACTGCCGTGGAGCAATTCGCAGGAATCTCCATGAAGGAGAATCTGAATTTCATCCGGAAAAATATACCGGGAACCCTGCCGGAAGATTTTGAGAAGCAGTTCAGAGAGCGGACCTATGAGCTTTTTAAGACAGAACTGAAGGCTGTGGAAGGGATCCATGATCTTACCGGGAAGCTGCAGGTCCCTTTTTGTGTGGCATCCAGCGGTCCTGTCGAGAAAATCAGATTAAATCTGCAACTGGTCGGTTTACTCGAATATTTCGAGAACAGGATCTACAGTTCCTATGATATTGGCAGCTGGAAACCCGAACCGGGAATATTTTTGCATGCCGCAAAAGAGATGGGTTTTCTGCCCGAAGAGTGTGTGGTGATTGAAGATAGTGCCGCTGGAATCAGGGCGGCGCTGTCGGGTGGATTTATGGTGTATGCCCGGGCCGGAGAAAGGAAGAGGGGGCATTTTGAGCAACTGGGTGCCATAAGCTTTACACATATGAAGGAACTGGAACGCTATCTGGGCCTGTGAAAAGATCGAGGACCACCATAACAGATCTAGCCAGGGAGCTGGGAATTTCTCCCTCCACGGTTTCCCGGGCCCTGAACAAGCACCCGGCCATCAGTGACAGAACCCGGAAGGCAGTTGTAAAGCTGGCCCGGAAGAGAAACTACCAACCGAACCTTCTGGCGCTTCACCTGCTGCAGAAAAAGACCAATACCATCGGGGTGATCGTGCCGGAGATTACCAGCTATTTTTTTTCTTCCATTATCAATGGTATCCAGGATTATGTGAACTCGCTTGGGGTAAACATGATCATAGGCCAGTCGAACGAATCCTGCCAGGAGGAAAAAAGCATTGTACAAACCTTTACGTCCATCAATGTGGATGGTTTCCTGGTGTCCCCCTCCTCGGAAAGCAAAACCTATGATCACCTGGAAATACTGGCATCCAATAATATTCCACTGGTCATTTTTGACCGGGATTGTGTGGGTCTCCATGTGGATAAGGTGTTTGTGGACGAATACAAGGGGGCTTTCCAGGCTGTGGAATATCTGATTCAGACCGGGTGCAGGCGGATTGCACATATCGGGGGTCCGCAGACCCTCTCCACGGCTCGCCACCGGTTCAAAGCCTATAAAGATGCCTTGAAGAAACACGGCCTGCCTGTCCGGGAAGAGTATATGGTGGAAGCTGATGGTTTCGCACCGGAGCATGGGATCGAACCCTGCAAAAAGCTGCTTTCTCTTCCGGAGCCTCCGGATGCTGTATTCACCATTAACGATGGGGTGGCCATAGGTTCCATGTATGTAATCAAAGAGGCGGAACTACAGATCCCCGGTGAAATTTCTGTAATCGGTTTTGATGACGACCCGCATTCGTCCTATTTCAAGCCATCCCTGTCAACGGTCTGGCAACCCACCTACGAGATGGGCATGCTGGCTACCCGCATTCTGATGAAGCGTATCTCTTCCAACAATGAGCTGTCCAGGCTGAGAATTGAAACGCTACACCCGGAACTGGTGATCCGGGGTTCTTCCAGGTAATTCCAGGGCAGTGTTAATCGCAGAAAACCCTTGATAAGCAGTTTGATATATACGGTTTCTATGTAAATTCAATGCAAACCTTTGCATAAAGATTTTCCTTCGTTTTTTTGTGTTCGATCCAAATAAAGGGCTAAATTAGGTCCTCTGACCCTTAAAACAATCCGTCCATGCTTGTATCAACCAGGGACCTTTTCAGTATGTGTTATGGCCAATTTGGAATTGCCGCAGTGAATGTCTGGGATATGTTGCAGGTTCACGGACTGTTCAGCGCCGCACAAAAGGCCCGGGCACCTTTTATTGTGCAGACCACCCCACTGGCCAGGAACTATGCTCATCCACGCATGCTGATTGCCATGATTGCCGCCGCCTCCCGTATCTATCCGGATACTGTTTTTGCCATTCACCTCGATCACGGGAACAGGGAAGATGTGCTGGAGTGCATCCGGTCGGGAGACTATAATTCGGCTATGATCGATGCCTCCCATGAATCCTTCCGGGATAACATCGCCATCACCCGTCAGCTTGCGGAAAAGGCCCATGAAAAAGACATGGCAGTGGAAGCGGAGCTGGGAGTATTAAGCGGCATTGAGGACGAGGGGATGGTGGAGGGAAAGGCTGAGAAATATACCAGCCCGGAAGAAGTGGAAGAGTTTGTAAAGCAGACCGGGTGCGATAGCCTGGCTGTGGCTGTGGGCACCAGTCACGGAGCCTATAAATTCTCCGGGGGGAAGGGACTGCAGTTTGATATTTTAAGCGAAATTCAAAAACGTTTGCCCGGATTCCCACTGGTGCTGCATGGTGGTTCAGAAGTAAATAGTGAGGAGATACAAAGGATCAATGCAGCAGGCGGACAGCTGGGTATCGATGCCAGAGGAGTTTCGGGCGATGAACTTGTAAAAGCCCTGGAATATGGGGTTTGCAAAATTAACATTGCCACCGACGCCAGACTGATCTGGACCCGCGTACACCGCGAATTTTTCAAATATGCACCTGCCCAGTTCGACCCGGTAGTACCGGGTAAAACCTATGTGAAGGTCTTCGAAGAGTTCCTTCTGGAGAAATTTGAATTATTGAAATCCACGGGAAAAGCAACACAAATAAAAAATCCAGTATGATCAGAGATTCCAAATACCGCCTGCTGGCCAAAGCGGAGTCAGGCCACGGCATCTACCAGAGTGTTTTAAAGGAGGAGACCGGCTGGCAATTCCTGAATTTCCAGGCCCGGCTGATGAAAAAGGGGGAAAGCTGGTCGGGCCACACCGAAGGAAACGAATATGCCATCATTCTTCTGGGAGGAAATTATTCGGTGAAATCCGACAAGGGGAACTGGGAAACCGTGAACGGGCGCAGGGATGTGTTCAGCGGGATTGCGCATACTCTGTACCTTCCCCGGAACACCCGGTTTGAACTCAGCGCCCGGAGTGAAGTGCTGGATATCGCCTATGGCTGGTGCAAAACGGACCAGGACCATCCTGCCCGTTTCAAGGCTCCCGAAGAGGTGGCCATGGAGATCCGGGGAGGAGACAATGCCACCCGCCAGATAAACAGCCTGATTCAGCCGGGCTTCGATTGCCACCGGCTGGTCTCGGTCGAAGTATATACCCCATCGGGAAACTGGAGTTCCTTTCCGGCTCATAAACATGATGCACGCCGTTTGGATGAGAAGGGAGAGGTGGTGGAGGCCTGTCTCGAGGAGACCTATTTCTATAAGATCGACAAAGCCCAGGGCTTTGCCATTCAGCAGGTATATAACGACGACCGCAGCCTGGATGAGATCGCCGTGGCCCGGAACAACGATGTGGTCCTGGTGCCGGAAGGCTATCATCCGGTGGTGGCCGGACATGGTTACCATGTTTATTACCTGAACTTTCTGACCGGAAGCGACCAGTCGCTGGCCAATACCGATGATCCGGACCATAAGTGGATCTATGATTCCTGGAAGGGACTGGATCCCAGAATCCCGCTGGTCACTGCTGAAATGAACAAGAAGAGTTAATCCGAAACTAAGGCTATGAGCGCACTGGACAAAAAATACGATGTGATCACCTACGGGCGTTCTTCCATTGACCTCTATTCCCAGGAAGTAGGTGCCCCTTTTGAGGAAATCCCAGGATTTCATGCCTTTGTGGGGGGCTCTCCCCTGAACATTGCCGTGGGCTGCAGCAGGCTGGGCCTGAAGGCCTGCTTGCTGACGGGTGTGGGCAGGGACAAGGTGGGGGATTTCATACTGAATTTTCTGAAGGAGGAAGGCGTGGTGACCGATCATATCCCGGTTATTGAAGGGGCCAGAAGCTCGGCCGTGATCCTGGGCATTGAGCCCCCGGACCGCTTCCCGCTGGTCTACTACCGGGACAACTGTGCCGATTCACAGATCAGCATTGACCATGTGCTGGATGCTGAGATCGAGCAAGCCAGGCTGCTGGAGGTTTCCGGAACGGCCCTGAATATGGAGCCCACCCGCAGTTCCGCGTTCCTGGCTGCAGAGATCGCCCGCAGTAAGGGGATCCCGGTGCTGCTGGACCTGGACTTCCGGGCCGACCAGTGGCATGATATCCGGGCCTTCGGGGTGACCAGCCGGGCCTTCATGCG encodes:
- a CDS encoding LD-carboxypeptidase, producing the protein MTDRRAFLKQTGVLTAMTLASASGLKAGALAGQAAERTLPGTAADSAPSGRAMERILPARLKEGGRIGLVTPGSPVSEEQLTECIVKLEAMGFRTTYMDSVLSEYGYFAGRDQERADELMEMFTREDVDAIWCVRGGYGSIRILDLLDYELIRRFPKVFMGYSDITALLTAINQETGLVTFHGPVGISDFNRFSKKSIQKVLLEPEESYKYPYRREKGTRNKPEFDPYTLNGGTAEGLLTGGNISVLDSMIGTRFEPDFENRMVYLEEVDEKTYRVDKMVFHLLSGTNLKDAAGIVMGVFGDCNVNEAPSLSLKEALDDLLKPLGIPVSYGLSFGHIKRMVTIPTGIRAALDADKNSFRLLEPAVV
- a CDS encoding Na+/H+ antiporter NhaC family protein, with the translated sequence MNDFGVLSVLPPLLAIILALRSRQVYISLVVGIWLGWLIISDWNPLQGTLATLEGFVEVFKSPGNTRTIMFSALVGALLIIIQYSGGVRGFIVGIDRMLHAMEQKKSGKSRIVVELMALFIGVLLFIETSISSLTVGTLFRPVFDRLKIPREKLAYIADSSSAPSSILIPFNAWGAFIMGLLLAQGIEAPFRTMISAMAFNFYPMLAILMVFLVIITRRDFGPMARAEKRTRVTGKLLNDGSRPLVSDEVTSMEMKEGIRPRAMNMVIPLLTMVVMMIVFLVYTGWGEVEEPAGFMDHVARALGRGSGSSAVLYAVTCSILVAMILYRVQGIMKVKKMVSLILKGISELMPLALLMMLAFSISHVCNTLGTGEYVAGITEGWLSPALLPAVVFILSSFIAFSTGTSWGTFAIMISIALPMAEMHGANLFLVVAATMGGGVFGDHCSPISDTTMISSMASASDHIDHVKTQLPYALLTGTLTVLIYLLLGFAMA
- a CDS encoding pyridoxal phosphate-dependent aminotransferase family protein — translated: MNKADGQHIMESRTGTTVVLDGKSYLYFAGTSYFQLHSHPEVIRAANEATSKYGIGSATSRALTGTTPLLEEMEEKLANFFNTEDAVYLPSGYLCSLAGLKALDEMGLFQVIFLDDSSHYSLVEGAAATGKEVIHFRTRDLQDLEDKMKKHLGKAQRPLVASDGLFPVMGTLAPVREYLNMARKFDGVVWIDDAHGVGILGVHGRGSCEALETPASEIYLGATLSKAFGAYGGIVAGNRDFIAKVRSGSVLTGSSAPMHAAVAAGIRGLELVQGNHSLRKQLWNNALYLRESLQHIGIKSETIYIPKIHGTVPIFSFSHRDASTMKKIHNFLLDQGIYTQYTSYKGAGAEGILRVVVSSAHKKVEIVRLTHTLREALHSLKP
- a CDS encoding dipeptide epimerase, which codes for MSESITKIELIKLNIPYREPFVISLGVIPEATNVVVRIHTGAGLTGTGECAPFVYIVGETQETVFELGKQVGKMLLGRDPFAIEERLREIDRAVKGNPTMKSAFDMALYDLLALRANMPLYQLLGGSKHKKVHTDMTISIGDPEKVARDALEFKKAGFPAIKVKLGTTTREDVARIRAIREAVGPGYPIRIDANQGWDSITAIETLKALEPFGIEHCEEPIPHWNNRELVKVREHSPIPIMADESVFDHHDTFRLASIGACDYFNIKFSKSGGIHNALKIVAVAEAAGIKCQVGCMSESRFALTALMHLALARDSIVHYDMDSSLMLDADPVTGGIEYQGAGLWTLGESPGIGAGFDDVYLESQEKIIIS
- a CDS encoding DUF1684 domain-containing protein, which codes for MHRFSYLLLLIPLMILLAGCNSEAPLITDKAAYVAETEAWRQQRLERLKSKNGWLSLTGLFWLEEGENSFGSDPSNDIRFPEKAAAFCGTLVLDSGSVRLRVAEGISISVNDTLVRDMKLASDFDKNTTYLQQGDLAWNIIKRGVRYGIRLRDHRHPRIEKLDHIPSYPINTAYVVEATLEPFEESKTMTVATPLEGFTESYECPGILKFRIQGKKLSLHPFISGEGYFLVIADETSGLDTYGAGRFMYATPDSAGRIILDFNKAYNPPCAFSPFATCPMPPRENFLPVAIEAGEKSVHLQ
- a CDS encoding HAD family hydrolase, producing MKGYKCVIFDSDGVLVDSETLSARVFQEIARELGLELDFETAVEQFAGISMKENLNFIRKNIPGTLPEDFEKQFRERTYELFKTELKAVEGIHDLTGKLQVPFCVASSGPVEKIRLNLQLVGLLEYFENRIYSSYDIGSWKPEPGIFLHAAKEMGFLPEECVVIEDSAAGIRAALSGGFMVYARAGERKRGHFEQLGAISFTHMKELERYLGL
- a CDS encoding LacI family DNA-binding transcriptional regulator; its protein translation is MKRSRTTITDLARELGISPSTVSRALNKHPAISDRTRKAVVKLARKRNYQPNLLALHLLQKKTNTIGVIVPEITSYFFSSIINGIQDYVNSLGVNMIIGQSNESCQEEKSIVQTFTSINVDGFLVSPSSESKTYDHLEILASNNIPLVIFDRDCVGLHVDKVFVDEYKGAFQAVEYLIQTGCRRIAHIGGPQTLSTARHRFKAYKDALKKHGLPVREEYMVEADGFAPEHGIEPCKKLLSLPEPPDAVFTINDGVAIGSMYVIKEAELQIPGEISVIGFDDDPHSSYFKPSLSTVWQPTYEMGMLATRILMKRISSNNELSRLRIETLHPELVIRGSSR
- a CDS encoding class II fructose-bisphosphate aldolase — translated: MLVSTRDLFSMCYGQFGIAAVNVWDMLQVHGLFSAAQKARAPFIVQTTPLARNYAHPRMLIAMIAAASRIYPDTVFAIHLDHGNREDVLECIRSGDYNSAMIDASHESFRDNIAITRQLAEKAHEKDMAVEAELGVLSGIEDEGMVEGKAEKYTSPEEVEEFVKQTGCDSLAVAVGTSHGAYKFSGGKGLQFDILSEIQKRLPGFPLVLHGGSEVNSEEIQRINAAGGQLGIDARGVSGDELVKALEYGVCKINIATDARLIWTRVHREFFKYAPAQFDPVVPGKTYVKVFEEFLLEKFELLKSTGKATQIKNPV
- the iolB gene encoding 5-deoxy-glucuronate isomerase, with amino-acid sequence MIRDSKYRLLAKAESGHGIYQSVLKEETGWQFLNFQARLMKKGESWSGHTEGNEYAIILLGGNYSVKSDKGNWETVNGRRDVFSGIAHTLYLPRNTRFELSARSEVLDIAYGWCKTDQDHPARFKAPEEVAMEIRGGDNATRQINSLIQPGFDCHRLVSVEVYTPSGNWSSFPAHKHDARRLDEKGEVVEACLEETYFYKIDKAQGFAIQQVYNDDRSLDEIAVARNNDVVLVPEGYHPVVAGHGYHVYYLNFLTGSDQSLANTDDPDHKWIYDSWKGLDPRIPLVTAEMNKKS
- the iolC gene encoding 5-dehydro-2-deoxygluconokinase — its product is MSALDKKYDVITYGRSSIDLYSQEVGAPFEEIPGFHAFVGGSPLNIAVGCSRLGLKACLLTGVGRDKVGDFILNFLKEEGVVTDHIPVIEGARSSAVILGIEPPDRFPLVYYRDNCADSQISIDHVLDAEIEQARLLEVSGTALNMEPTRSSAFLAAEIARSKGIPVLLDLDFRADQWHDIRAFGVTSRAFMRNVNLVLGTEEEILAAYLKDESQLYISHQQISAPEIKGDLQEAIRGILQLGVEALIVKTGSRGAKVYRANGRVEEVPGFPVEVVNILGAGDAFAAGFIYGYLKGWDLYKSCRMGNACGAHVVTQLGCANFTPYEKDILKFIESKGGF